The nucleotide sequence GCCCGAAGCAGCCCGCGTGCCCATCGTACTGCTTTCGGGCATGGCCGCAGACGAACGGCTGTTCGGGCCGCAACTCGCTCAGTTCCCCGGACTGCGTATTCAGCCGTGGGTCGAACCGCGGCACGGCGAATCACTCCGCAATTATGCCGCACGAATGGCGCAATTGATCGAACCGGATACGCCGTGCCTCATCGGTGGGGCGTCGTTCGGTGGCATCGTCGCACTGGAAGTGTCCGTACACCTCCGCACGCTGGGGTGCGTTTTAATCGGGAGCATCCGCTCCCCGATCGAACTCCCACTCCGGTGGCGCATGTTGTGGCCACTGACGCTTCTCGGCCCCGATTGGCTCGCGGTGTTCACTCGACTCGCATCGCAATTCGGGAAACGATTTTTGCCCGGCGGTACGGTGCGCCGGCTGCACCGATTGTCGCAGCCCGAAGCCGCGTTCGTCCGGTGGGCGATGTGCGCGGTGACACAGTGGCGCTCGCGGCCCGCAACGAGGCGCGTTCGCGTGTTCCAGATTCACGGCGCCAACGACCGGACGCTACCCGTCGCGCTCACGCGACCGGATGTCGTCGTGCCGGCCGGCGGACACGCACTGACACTGTTCAGCGCGGCAGCGGTCAATGCGTTCCTATCGGACGTGGCCCGTCAAGTCACACCGAGTCAGTCAGTTGGTCCAATCGAGAATTGACGCGGCATTACTGTGGAAGCCCGCGAGTTGCTCGACGTCTCTCTTCTGTCCGCGTCCGAATCACGTTTGGTGGGCGCAGAATGGTCAAGTTACTCAAAGCGGTTTCGCGGCGCTCGTGGTTGGGACTCGGGCTGGTCGCATACCTGATTGCGGCCGTCGCAGTTGGCTGGTGGTGGTTCGGTCAATCGACCGTCGACACGCGATTTGTCGGCACGTGGCACGTCCGGTCGGAAGTCACACCGCCTGAAATCGTCGTTGAGATAGACTTACACCCCGACGGAACGATGCAGATGCGGACCCGCGATCCCGGGACCGGAGCCGTTCTTTCCGATCAACCGTTTGGCCGCTGGCGCGCCGCGGGTAACCAGTTCCACGAGATTCACGCGACTCCCGCGGAAACCGACCCCCCACTGCGCCGGTTCTTCACCCGCAAAAAGGACCGCGTGTTGGAGTACACTATAACCTGGGGCGGACCGGATCAGTTCCGACTGGAAGGACCGGCGCTCGTCTCCCCCTTCGTGACTTGGACCCGTATCGAATCGCCGAATTCGCCGTGAACGGCGCTGTTCACTTCACCTTCAGTAGCAGCGACTTCGCGGCGTGTTCGGCGTTCGTCCCCTCGCGGCGGGCGAGCACCACAATGGGGTGCTCCATCGGCTTCACCCACGGTTCCGCGTAGAGCACCACTTCGCGGCTCGTGTCGCGCTCGGTGATGAGGATGCCGTTCAGCCCGATGTCCAGCACGCGAACGCCGTGCGGCAGCCCCCGCACCTCGATCGGTACGCGCCCGGCGAACTTCCCCTGGCGCGCGATGTCCACCGTGAACCGCGTCTCCTTACCGGGCTGAATCGCGATCGTCTGTTCGCGCACGGTCGTCACGATGTCGCCCACCGCGGCAACCTTCGGCAACCCGCCCGCGACCTCGCGCGTCACTTCCTTCCCGCCGATCGTCGCCCGCGCAATCAGTTTAAGCTTGGCGTCCGCGGGAACGGTCGCATCCGCGTTCGCGTAGAGGGCGAACGTCGTGGAGTTCGCACCGGCTTCGACGAACGTTTCCGGCGCCCACATGCCGTCGGGAATCCCGGCAAGTTTGACGTACACGGGGCCATCGAATCCGTCGGACCGCGTGACGTTCACGGTGACCGGGATCGCCCCTCCCTTCCACACGCTCGGTGCGGTCGGGTTGAAGCTCACAGTGAAATCGGGTTTCGGCAGGCGCACGGTCACGCGGTAGGCATGGTTCGGCCCCGCCGACCCGCGCGCGTCTGTCACGCGAACCTGATAGGTACCGTCCTGCGGGGCATCGAAGAACAATCTGCTGTCCTTGCCGTAACCCGGTCCGCCGTCGTCGTTGCGGTACGCGAGCGGGAACAGCGGGAGGCCGTTCGGCGGGAACGTTTTGCCGGGCGGGTGCAGTTCGATCTTGTACATCGGCAGCCCGAGGCTGTGGTGCGTCGGCGTGGTGCCGTGGAACGCGACCCGCTGGCCGCCGGACTGGTAGAACTGGC is from Gemmata palustris and encodes:
- a CDS encoding alpha/beta fold hydrolase yields the protein MSQNAPEAARVPIVLLSGMAADERLFGPQLAQFPGLRIQPWVEPRHGESLRNYAARMAQLIEPDTPCLIGGASFGGIVALEVSVHLRTLGCVLIGSIRSPIELPLRWRMLWPLTLLGPDWLAVFTRLASQFGKRFLPGGTVRRLHRLSQPEAAFVRWAMCAVTQWRSRPATRRVRVFQIHGANDRTLPVALTRPDVVVPAGGHALTLFSAAAVNAFLSDVARQVTPSQSVGPIEN